The genome window GGTGGCGGTGTAACCTTCCGGATGCCCCACGTGCAGCCCGGCACCGGAGGGATACGGAAACATGTCGAGAATGTAGAACTTCGGCGGCAGCGCGCCACCCTTGAGGGTCTCGGCATGCCGTACGGCGAACGGATGGGTGGCGGGCACGATTTCCCCGGGATTCCAGGCCCGGAATGTTTCCTGCGTTTCCCAAGCCTGTTGCCACTTCGGTTCGATCACGTCAAAAGGATACTGTTTGCGACTCGACATAAGGCCGCAAATAATGAGGGAGCCCCGCCAAGATTCAAGAATCAAGTTTCACCCGGATAAAAACCAAACCATCGAACCATCGCCCATGTTCATTCTGCGCTTGACATTCATCGTTGAATCCGTTTTCCTGTCGCCATGCGGCGTAAATCAAGAATCCAGCTTCCAGTGGCCTGCTACGCCGTGGAGACAGGGTGGACAGTATCCGGCTGAGGAGCAGATTGGGCTGAGTGATACAAATTTTTCAGAACTCCGCAGCCTGTTCAGTGACGTGGGAGCGGAGCAAATAACATTTGAAATTCCAAAGCGTCGAGCGCGTCATTCCCTCTCCCCGAGGGAGAGGGTCAGGTTGAGGGGAAACGCAACTTGCAGATGCTTCCGAGCCGGTGAGTTCAGGATTAAATGCGTAAAAAAATAGCAACCAATGAAGTACTGCGGCTCTTGCGCCAATATGAGAGCCGTAATGTCACCTTCATGGAGACGGATGGTTCCTGGCCCATTGTCTTTGAGCGGGCGCAAGGGGTTCATGTTTGGGACGCCGCCGGGCGTAAGTACCTTGATCTGACTGCCGCCTTTGGGGTGGCGGCCGCGGGGCACGCCAATCCCCGGGTGGTGGCTGCCGGACGGCAGCAGATGGGCCGGTTGCTGCACGCGATGGGCGATGTCCACCCGCATGCGCCCAAGGCGTTGCTGGCCCGGGAACTCAGCCGCCTGACCTACGAGCGGTGGGCACGCGTGGGTCAATACTCTCCGCAAGTCCATGGTAAGGTCATCTTTTGCAATTCCGGATTTGAAGCGGTTGAGGCGGCGTTGAAGACCGCGTTTCTGTTAACCAAGCGCAAAGGGGTCATCGCTTTCAAGGGCGCTTATCACGGGCTGGGTTACGGGGCGTTGAATGCCACCCATCGCCGGCATTTTCGCCAGCCGTTCCTCCCACAAATCAAACAGTTTGGCCGGTTTCTGACATATCCCGCGTGCCTGGATGATTTGCTGGGCGTGGAAGCGGAATTGCGAGCGTGTTTAAACCAGGAGCCCATTGGCGCGGTGCTGGTGGAACCCGTGCAGGCACGGGGCGGGATTCAGGTGCCGCCGCTGGAATTTTTCCCGGTTTTGCGCACGTTGTGCAGCAAGTATAACGTGGCCCTGATATTCGACGAAATCTACACCGGCTTTGGCCGCACGGGTCGCTGGTTTGCGTGCGAACACACGGCCGTGGTTCCCGACTTGATCTGCGTGGGCAAGGCGATGGCCGGCGGGTTCCCGATTTCCGCCTGTGTGGGGCGCGCCGATTACATGGACCTCGCCTGGCCGGAATCCAACGGGGAAGCCATTCACACCAGCACCTTTCTGGGGCATCCGGTCGGCTGCCGCATGGCGCTGGCCCAGATCGCTGAATTGCAGGCACGGCATCTGCCGGAGCGCAGCGCGAAACTGGGAGCATTTGCGTTGCAGGAACTGCAGGCCCTGGCGCGTCATCTTCAAAACACCCATCCCAAACTCAAAGCAGACGCGCGTGGACAAGGGTTGATGCTGGGGTTGGAATTGCAATTCAAAGACGGGACACCCGCCACACAACTGTCCCTGGCGGTGATCAAGGATATGTTGCAGCGTGGCTATATTTTACTGCCCGAAGGAGAACACGCCAACGTCATCAGCCTCACGCCGCCGCTGACCATCACCCAACGCCAACTGAAAAGCACCATCGCGGCGCTGGGCACTTCGGTGAGAGATTGCGCCGCCCGGGTGCGGCCGGAGACGCTCTAATTCCTTAAAGCCGAAAACCGAAATGCGAAATCCGAAGAAAAACCGGAACCCGAAGCCCGAAGCCGATTTGCAGGCTGGAGCATGGAGACTGGCGATACCCCGTTCGGCTTTCGGCTTTCGGTTTTCGGACTTCGGTTTTGTCCGATTCTTTCCACGCCAAGCGCAAGGAGCGGTGCTGCCATGACTCTTTCCGAAATGCGGCAAATCTTGGCGCAACGTGATCTGCAACTGACCAAATCACTCGGCCAGAACTTTCTCCACGACGGCAACCAGTTGCGGCGCATTGTCGCGGCGGCGGAATTGACTAAGGCCGACCAGGTTTTGGAAATTGGCCCCGGCTTGGGACCACTCACCGAACTGCTGCTGGCACAGGCGGGCAAGGTGCTGGCCATTGAGAAGGATGCGCGCCTCGCCGCTATTTTGCAGGAGCGCTTCGCCGCCGTTGCGAACCTCGAACTGCTGACCGCCGACGCCCTGGAGATCCTGCGGCGCGAGGCCCGCGATTGGTCCGCCTGGAAATTGGTGGCCAACCTGCCGTACTCGGTGGCCTCGCCCCTCCTGGTCGAACTGGCGCAATCCCCGCAACGTCCACAGCGTCTGGTCTGCACGCTGCAACTGGAAGTCGCCCAACGCCTGATGGCTGATCCGAGTTCGGACCACTACGGTTTGCTCACCTTGCTGGTCCAGCTTGATTACGAGCCGCGCGACTCGTTCAAAATCCCGGCCTCCTGTTTTTTCCCCGCGCCGGAGGTGGATAGCGCCTGTGTCGTGTTGCATCGGCGGCCGGTCCCGCTGGTCACGGGGGATGAGCGCACCGCGTTCCTGTGGCTGATCCGGCAGGGGTTTTCGCAACGCCGCAAAATGTTGCGCAAACTGTATAAAGCCGGCTGGTCCGAGCCCGTGCTCTCCGCTGCCTTTGAAAAAGCTGGCGTGCCCACCACGTCGCGCGCGGAAGCGCTCAGTTTGGAAACGTTTATCGCCCTGGCCCGGCAATTGAAAAAGCCCGGTGTCGCACAGCAATTTAACCAGCCACCCGTTTTATGAGTGAAGAGATTTTTGATGTCGTCAATGAGCGCGATGAAGTCATCGGGCGGGAAACCCGCCGGGAAGTGCATCGCCTCGGGCTGAAACACCGGGCGGTGCATGTGCTGGTCTTCAACCGGCGCGGCGAACTTTTTTTGCAGAAGCGTTCCTGGAAAAAAGACAAGCATCCCGGCACCTGGGACTCGTCCGCCTCGGGGCACCTGGCTTCCGGGGAGGATTACGATACCGCCGCCAGGCGGGAGGTCCGCGAGGAAATCGGGCTGGAACTCACTGAATGTCCCGAGCGACTCTTTAAAATCAATGCCTGCCCGGATACCGGCATGGAATTTGTGTGGGTCTATCGCAGTGAATCCGAGGGGCCATTCCGCCTCCAGCCAGAGGAAATTGAAACTGGCACGTGGTTTAGCCCGGAACACTTGGACCACTGGCTGGCCGAAAAACCGAGTGCCTTTGCTCCCAGCTTCCCGCTGATCTGGAGCCTGTACCGTGACAACTTAACCACCACTGCGCACCCACTTTTAGCGGACGCCCCTGAAGCCAGCGCGCTTGCGTCCCGGCTGGCGGTGGAATCGCCGGCGAACCAATCCATGGACACCTCCGGCGCCGAACGATTGGAAAAGCTCGAAACCCACCTCGCCTTTCTGGAGCGCCAGGTGGAGCAGTTGAACGAAGTGGTCGTCGAGCAGGCGAAAATCCTGCATCGCCTGCAAACCCTGGTGCGCAATCAGGCGGAAAGCATCGAAACCATGGAACTGGAGCGGATCAAAAGCACCAACCCCAAACCGCCGCATTATCAGTAGTTAAAAAGAAGGAAATGGAACTCAGCAGTTGGAAGCAGGCGGCCGGCGGGGAAAGGGCGCGGAAAAATAAACGGTAAAATTGGGTGTTTCGCTATTGCGTCGGCCTCCCGTTGTGTGCTAGTCATAGGTCTGGCGTGTCGGAACGTAGCTCAGCCTGGTAGAGCACTTGGTTTGGGACCAAGACGTCGCAGGTTCAAATCCTGTCGTTCCGACCATTTTCTTTTACGCGGTGAAGGAGTGATTGACCGCATTCCGCAATGGACTGGTTTTCATCCGTGCCATTCGTGTAATCCATGGTTAAAAATCCGGAATTGGACCACGGATTACACCGATAACACGGATAGAACCAAACACTGTTTGGCCTTTCGCATTCCGCATTCCGCAATGGACTGGTTTTCATCCGTGCCATTCGTGTTATCCGTGGTTAAAAATCCGGAATTGAACCACGGATTACACCGATAACACGGATAGAACCAAACACCTGTTTGGCAATCCGCATTCCGCAATCCGCATTCCGCAATCAAAGCTGGTGCTGCCGGAAATGAACAAAAACGGCGTTCGGGTAGAACGCCGTTTCACAGAAGAAAATGGAGACGGAGCGGTTACTTGACCTTGGCGAGGGCCAGGGCCAAGCGCGAGCGCTTGCGTTGGGCGGTGCCCTTGGGGATGACGCCCACTTTGGCGGCTTTATCCAAGGCGGAACTCAAAGCCCGGTAGGCCTTGGTGGCTTCTTCTTTTTTACTTGCGGTCACGAGCGTTTGATAGCTCTTGTGCAGGGATTTCAGGCGCGTCTTTACCGCGCGATTCTGCAAGCGTTTGCGTTCATTCCCGCGTACCCGCCGTTCGGCTGACTTCGTATTCGGCATAAATCAATATCTATAGTTATAAACCAGAGCGCGCTACCCTAGCGAATTCCCCGCCTTTGTCAATGGCTTTGCCAAAGATTTTTTGCGCCCCCTATTATGCGTCCGATTTCAAGCAGTGGGAGTGAGTGCATTACTCCCCAGTCTGGCACAACCCGCAGGAATCGCTGAGCTTCCTGAAAAAGGACCTGGCAGAGAAGCTTCGTTGATTAGTGGCCGGAGGTGAAATGGCATGCAACCAAATTGGTTAATGTTGAAGCTTAGTCCACCATCGTGTCGTAAAATTCAAGGATGTCGCCCTTGACTTTGCTTTCCTTGAACTTGATGGCGGCGCGCGGATGCTGATTGCGCAGGCCGGTCAGCATGTACGGCAGGTCAAACCCCCACCGCAACTCGGCTTGCATCGGCTCGATATGCTCTTGGATGCAGCCCAGGATGGGCCGCAGCTTGTATTTCGGGTTGTGCAGAAAACCGATCAGTAATTCCATGGGGCAATTGCCCGCGCCGCGTCCCAAGCCGGCGATGGTGGCATCCACCATGTTCGCACCGCAGATAATGGCCTCGATGGTGTTAGCATACGCAAGCTGCATATTATTATGCGCATGGATACCCACCTCTTTGCCACTATTCTTGACGTAGCCAAGATACTTTTTCATCAGGAACCGCACCTGCTCGCTGTACAGAGAACCAAAGCTGTCCACCACATAAACGCTCTCGACCTCGGAGTTGGCCAGGAGTTCCAGCCCCTCGTTCAGCTCCCGCTCGGCGATGGTCGAGGCGGACATGATGTTGACCGTGGTTTCATAGCCCTTGTCATGGGCGTCCTTGATCATATCAATCGCCGAAGGAATCTGGCTGATGTAGGCGGCGACGCGGATCATGTCCACCACGCTTTCCTTTTTCGGCAGGATGTCCGAATGATAATCGGTGCGGTCGGCGTCCGCCATGACGGAAATCTTCAAGTTGCTCGGGTTGTCGCCGATGATGCGGCGGATGTCCGTTTCCCGGCAGTATTTCCAATCGCCGTATTCTCCCGGGACAATGATCTTTTGGGACGACTTGTACCCGATTTCCATGTAATCCACCCCGGATTCGACGCACGCCTTATAGACCGCGCGGACGACTTCGTCGCTAAACTTGTGATTGTTCATCAACCCGCCATCGCGGATGGTGCAATCCAGCACCTTGATCTCCGGACGATAGGACACCCAGCGTCCTGCGGATGACTCTTTTGGCTTGGCCGTCTGGGCCGCCTTGACTTGCGTACTCATATAAATATGTCTCGGTTATGTTTTACTGCGGACGGGATGCTAACGTGCCGCGCCCGGCTTTGGCAAGCGGATACTATCGGGATTGCTAATAAGATGATAATGTGTACTTAACTCACATTCCGCACCAACTGTTGCAGGCACCGAAGAACGGGATCTGTGCCGCTCGCAGATTGAGCGTATTTGACGGAGGCTGGCCAAGAAAGCGCCTATTCGGCGGCTTTCTTTTTGCCTTTCTTTTTGCCCGCCATCGGGCGATCAACCGCTTTGCCATCGGATATGGCTTGGGCTTTGAATTCGTCCATGTGCTTCTGCCATTCCGCAGTCATCGCGGTGACTTTGTCTGGATGTTGGGCGGCAAGATTGTTGCATTCGGAGCGATCCTTGCTCAGGTCATATAATTCCCAGGCGTTGGTGCCATCGGCCACCACTTTCCAGTCGCCCATCCGGATGGCGCGATTATCACTGTGGAACCACCAGAAATAATCATGCGAGACGGTTTGATCTTTCGTAAACACCGGCACCAGGCTTTTGCCGGGTAACGGCGGGCGGGCTTCGCCCGGCTGCGCCGGCGGTTGCGCGCCCCCCACGACGTCAAGCAGGGTCGGCACCAAGTCTATGAGGTGGCCCGGATTATTCCGCAACTCTCCCCGGGCCTTGATGCCGCCCAGCCATTGCACGATGAGCGGGGTGGAGATGCCGCCCTCGTGTACCCAGGATTTGTGCAGGCGCAACGGGGTGTTGGCGGCGGTGGACCAGCCTGGCCCCAGGCAGAGGAAGGTTTTGCCCGATCCCGGGTCAGCAGTCTGGTCGTGACCATCGCCGCGAATGATTTGTTCGGCGGACGCGCCGTTGTCGGACAGGAACAGGATCAGCGTGTTTTCGTAAGCACCCATGGCCTTGAGCTGTTCCAGCACGCGGCCAATCTCGCGGTCCATGCGGTCCACCATCGCGGCATGGATGGCCATCTTGGTGGCTTGGAAACGCTTTTGTTCAGCGGATAACTCAGTCCACGCCACCGCCCGGCCCGCCTCGCCTTCGCCAATCTGCTTTTTCAAGCCCTCTTCCGCCAGGTTCCAGTTGGGATAAGACTGCGGCATGCGTGGCGACAACGCGCCGTTGGAGAAACCCATGTCCCGCTGGCGCTGATAACGGTGCTCGCGGGCCACGTCCCAGCCATCGAGGTAGCGGTCACGATATTTGGCGATATCCTCGGGCAACGCGTGCAAGGGGAAATGCGGAGAAATGAAAGCCAGGTAGTGGAAGAAAGGGCGGGCGGGATATTTTTCGGCGTGTTCCTTCAGGCACTTGATGGCATGGCTGGCAATGTAGGTGGTGGCATAATAGCCGGAACCGGGCTCGACCGCCGGCAGTTTCACATCGTCCTCGAAATGTTCGCGCGGATAAAAATAGCGGTTATGGTCTTCGATGGAATAGGAACGGTCAAACCCGGCAGGGAGGCGCTGGCCATCCACGTGCCATTTGCCGGAATGATAGGCGCGATACCCAAGCGGTTTCAAATACGCGGGCAGGAGCTGCGCCCAAGCGGGGCGCATGCCATTGTTGCCGCTCTGGATGCCGGGCACGGTGTCGCGCCGGACCTGTTGCGCGTAATAACCCGTGAGGATGCTGGCGCGGGAAGGCCAGCAACGGGCGGTGTTGTAAAATTGGGTGAAACGTACACCGTTTTCGGCGAGCCGATTCAAATTTGGGGTCTCGATTTCTCCGCCGTAACAACCTGCATCCGAATACCCCATGTCGTCCGCCAGGATGAGCAGGATATTGGGTTTGGTTCCCGGCATAGCGGCGGTGGCTGGCGAAACCAACGGCAGGAACGCAGGCAACATGGCCGCCAG of Verrucomicrobiota bacterium contains these proteins:
- a CDS encoding aspartate aminotransferase family protein, with product MRKKIATNEVLRLLRQYESRNVTFMETDGSWPIVFERAQGVHVWDAAGRKYLDLTAAFGVAAAGHANPRVVAAGRQQMGRLLHAMGDVHPHAPKALLARELSRLTYERWARVGQYSPQVHGKVIFCNSGFEAVEAALKTAFLLTKRKGVIAFKGAYHGLGYGALNATHRRHFRQPFLPQIKQFGRFLTYPACLDDLLGVEAELRACLNQEPIGAVLVEPVQARGGIQVPPLEFFPVLRTLCSKYNVALIFDEIYTGFGRTGRWFACEHTAVVPDLICVGKAMAGGFPISACVGRADYMDLAWPESNGEAIHTSTFLGHPVGCRMALAQIAELQARHLPERSAKLGAFALQELQALARHLQNTHPKLKADARGQGLMLGLELQFKDGTPATQLSLAVIKDMLQRGYILLPEGEHANVISLTPPLTITQRQLKSTIAALGTSVRDCAARVRPETL
- the rsmA gene encoding 16S rRNA (adenine(1518)-N(6)/adenine(1519)-N(6))-dimethyltransferase RsmA, with the translated sequence MTLSEMRQILAQRDLQLTKSLGQNFLHDGNQLRRIVAAAELTKADQVLEIGPGLGPLTELLLAQAGKVLAIEKDARLAAILQERFAAVANLELLTADALEILRREARDWSAWKLVANLPYSVASPLLVELAQSPQRPQRLVCTLQLEVAQRLMADPSSDHYGLLTLLVQLDYEPRDSFKIPASCFFPAPEVDSACVVLHRRPVPLVTGDERTAFLWLIRQGFSQRRKMLRKLYKAGWSEPVLSAAFEKAGVPTTSRAEALSLETFIALARQLKKPGVAQQFNQPPVL
- a CDS encoding SlyX family protein, producing the protein MSEEIFDVVNERDEVIGRETRREVHRLGLKHRAVHVLVFNRRGELFLQKRSWKKDKHPGTWDSSASGHLASGEDYDTAARREVREEIGLELTECPERLFKINACPDTGMEFVWVYRSESEGPFRLQPEEIETGTWFSPEHLDHWLAEKPSAFAPSFPLIWSLYRDNLTTTAHPLLADAPEASALASRLAVESPANQSMDTSGAERLEKLETHLAFLERQVEQLNEVVVEQAKILHRLQTLVRNQAESIETMELERIKSTNPKPPHYQ
- the rpsT gene encoding 30S ribosomal protein S20; this encodes MPNTKSAERRVRGNERKRLQNRAVKTRLKSLHKSYQTLVTASKKEEATKAYRALSSALDKAAKVGVIPKGTAQRKRSRLALALAKVK
- a CDS encoding aldolase catalytic domain-containing protein, which gives rise to MSTQVKAAQTAKPKESSAGRWVSYRPEIKVLDCTIRDGGLMNNHKFSDEVVRAVYKACVESGVDYMEIGYKSSQKIIVPGEYGDWKYCRETDIRRIIGDNPSNLKISVMADADRTDYHSDILPKKESVVDMIRVAAYISQIPSAIDMIKDAHDKGYETTVNIMSASTIAERELNEGLELLANSEVESVYVVDSFGSLYSEQVRFLMKKYLGYVKNSGKEVGIHAHNNMQLAYANTIEAIICGANMVDATIAGLGRGAGNCPMELLIGFLHNPKYKLRPILGCIQEHIEPMQAELRWGFDLPYMLTGLRNQHPRAAIKFKESKVKGDILEFYDTMVD
- a CDS encoding arylsulfatase, with translation MKNVLRGIATGLAAMLPAFLPLVSPATAAMPGTKPNILLILADDMGYSDAGCYGGEIETPNLNRLAENGVRFTQFYNTARCWPSRASILTGYYAQQVRRDTVPGIQSGNNGMRPAWAQLLPAYLKPLGYRAYHSGKWHVDGQRLPAGFDRSYSIEDHNRYFYPREHFEDDVKLPAVEPGSGYYATTYIASHAIKCLKEHAEKYPARPFFHYLAFISPHFPLHALPEDIAKYRDRYLDGWDVAREHRYQRQRDMGFSNGALSPRMPQSYPNWNLAEEGLKKQIGEGEAGRAVAWTELSAEQKRFQATKMAIHAAMVDRMDREIGRVLEQLKAMGAYENTLILFLSDNGASAEQIIRGDGHDQTADPGSGKTFLCLGPGWSTAANTPLRLHKSWVHEGGISTPLIVQWLGGIKARGELRNNPGHLIDLVPTLLDVVGGAQPPAQPGEARPPLPGKSLVPVFTKDQTVSHDYFWWFHSDNRAIRMGDWKVVADGTNAWELYDLSKDRSECNNLAAQHPDKVTAMTAEWQKHMDEFKAQAISDGKAVDRPMAGKKKGKKKAAE